ACGAACAGCAACCGAGTGCTGCCGAGCTGGAAGCAGCCGGGCAAAACTCCATGTTTGGCGATCCTGCGCCCACGCCGGAGCCGACCGCCGTGGAAGCCGAAGCCCCTCCGACATCAACCCCTCCACCTCAGGCCGAGACTAACCAACCCTACCGCGTGCTTGCGCGCAAATACCGTCCGCAGACCTTTTCCGAGCTGATCGGCCAAGAGCCGATGGTTCGCACGCTTGCCAATGCGATAGAGCGCGACCGGCTGGCGCACGCCTTCCTGATGACCGGGGTGAGGGGGGTCGGCAAGACCTCGACCGCGCGCCTCATCGCTAAAGCGCTGAACTGCGTCGGTCCTGACGGGCAGGGCGGGCCGACTATCGATCCGTGCGGCCAGTGCGAGCCGTGCCAGGCAATTGCCGAAGGTCGACACATCGACGTGATCGAGATGGACGCCGCCTCGCACACCGGCGTCGACGATGTCCGCGATATCATCGAGCAGGTTCGCTACGCCGCGGTCTCGGCCCGCTACAAGATTTACATCATCGACGAGGTCCACATGCTCTCGCGCAACGCTTTCAATGCGTTGCTCAAAACGCTGGAAGAGCCGCCCGCGCATGTAAAATTCCTGTTCGCGACCACCGAGGTCGAAAAGCTGCCCGTCACGGTGCTCAGCCGCACTCAGCGCTTCGATTTGCGGCGCATACCATCCGATCTCCTCGCGAGCCATTTTGGAAACGTTTGCCAGATGGAGGGAGTCGAGGCGGAGGAAGAGGCACTGCGGATCATTGCTGCTGCCGCAGAGGGATCGGTGCGCGACGGGCTCTCGATCCTCGACCAGGCGATTGCCCATGCCGATCTGGATGAGGACGGGAAGGTGACTGCCGGGCGTGTCCGCGACATGCTCGGGCTTGCCGACAAGAGCGCGAAACGTGCGATTTTGACCCATCTGCTCGAAGGCGATGCCAAGGCGCTCTTGAAATCCATCGACGAACAATACGCACTAGGGGTCGAGCCGTTGGCCTTGATCCGGTCGCTCATGGACCTGGTCCACAAGATCACCGTTGCTCAGGTTTCCGGCAGCGAACCCGACGCTCCGAGCGAGGAAGAACGCGCGGCTCTCGGCGAATTCGCGACGAGATTGGGAGCTGCCGAGCTCCACCGCCTGTGGCAGCTCCTCCTCAAGGGCCATGAGGAGGTGCGGCAAGCACCCGATCCATTAGTGTCCGTACAGATGGCGCTTTTGCGGATCCTGCACGCAACCGAGCTTCCTGATCCCGGCAAGCTTGCCAAAAGGATCGAAGATCTCGCGAACCGTGCGCCTGCACCCTCGGCGCTCCCTGCGTCCGGCGGCGATGCTCCATCGGCGCGGGCTGCTACGCCTACTTCCAGAACTCTCGATTGGGCCGAACTCGTCGAGCGTATCGACAATGCCGGCCAACTTCGCGTCGCGCAGATGATGCGCGATCGCGTCCGCGTGATCGAACTTGCCCCGGAGCGTCTGATCTATGAGCAGGCCGACAATTTCTCGGACGATCCCTCGCCCGATATGCGCGATGCGCTGTTCAAACTCACAGGTAAGCGCTGGATAGTCGAGAAGGGTACTGGCGAGGCGCAGCCATCCTTGCGTGAACAGGCAGACGCTGAGGCCAATGCTGCACGCGACCGCATCTTGTCCGACCCGCTTGTAAAGGCCACATTCGAAGCATTCCCCGATGCCGAGCTGATCGAGCCGGACAGCAATGTCGCTCGCGCGTCCGGTGACAAATGGAACTGATTGGAGACCCCCGATGAAATCGATGGAAGAGATGATGCAGGCCGCGCAGAAGGCCGCCGAGACGATCCAGAACCAGATGAACGATATGCAGGTAAAGCTCGACAATATCGAGGTCGAGGGTCAGTCCGGCGGCGGTCTGGTGAAGGTCCGCGCGACCGCGAAGGGACGTATTCTGGGCGTATCGATCGACGACAGCCTGATGAAGCCGGAAGAAAAACAGATGGTCGAAGACCTGGTCACTGCGGCATTCAACGATGCCCGTGACAAGGCAGACCGCGTCTCCGCCGAGCAGATGAAGGAAATGCAGGGCGGCATGGGCCTGCCGCCGGGATTCAACTTGCCGGGAATGGGTTGAGCAGGACCCCGATCCGGTTCTTTACCGGGTCTTCCACCGCAAATTGAAACGGCGCGTTGCGCGCCGGAGGAACGCTACCCATATTCCGGTGCAAAGGCGTGCCCCAATGGCCGCCCCGGACCAGAGTATGACCCAGAACTATCCTCTCCTCCCCCTGCGCGACATTGTCGTCTTTCCCGGCATGGTCGTGCCACTCTTCGTCGGTCGCGACAAGTCGGTCGCCGCGCTTGAAGCGGCAATGGAAGCGAGCAAGGACATCTTCCTCCTCGCGCAGCTCGACCCGGGCTGCGATGATCCCGAACGCGACGACCTGTACGACGTGGGCGTCGTTGCGCAGGTCCTCCAGATGCTGAAGCTTCCCGATGGCACCGTGCGTGTCATGGTGGAGGGTACGCATCGTGCCCAGCTCGAGGCGTTGCGACCCGAAGGCGACTATGTGCTTGCCGAGGTCAATATCCTCGAACCGGAAACCGTTGCCGGCAGTGAAGTCACCGCGCTCATGCGGCAGGTGAGCGAGCAATTCAGCGAGTACGCGAAGCTCAACAAGAAGATGGGCGACGACAGCAATATCGAGCTCGGCGACGTCGATGACGCAGGGCAGCTCGGCGACATGATTGCTGCGTCGATCAACGCCAAGGTATCGGACAAGCAATCGCTGCTGACCGAGACCAATCCGCTGAAGCGCCTCGAACTGGTCATGGCTTTCATGGAAGGCGAACTTTCCGTGCTTCAGGTAGAGCGCAAAATTCGTGGCCGCGTGAAGCGGCAAATGGAGAAAACGCAGCGCGAATATTATCTCAACGAACAGCTCAAGGCGATCCAGAGCGAGCTTGGCGGCGGCGATGGAGAGGAAGGCGACGAGATCGCCGAACTCACCGAGAAGATCGAGAAGACCAAGCTTTCGAAAGAAGCCAGAGCCAAGGCCACCGCAGAGCTGAAAAAGCTCAAAGGCATGCAGCCGATGAGCGCCGAAGCGACCGTGGTGCGCAATTACCTCGATGTGCTCCTCGGACTGCCCTGGGGCAAAAAGTCGAAGCTCAAGAAGGATATCGGCAAGGCGCAGGAGATCCTCGATGCCGATCACTACGGGCTGGAAAAGGTCAAGGATCGCATCATCGAGTACCTTGCCGTACAGGCGCGCACGAACAAGCTGAAAGGCCCGATCCTGTGCCTCGTCGGCCCTCCCGGCGTCGGCAAGACCTCGCTCGGCAAATCGATCGCCAAGGCGACAGGGCGCGAATTCGTGCGCCAGTCACTTGGCGGCGTGCGTGACGAGGCCGAAATTCGCGGCCACCGCAGGACCTATATTGGCTCGATGCCGGGCAAGATCGTGAACAACCTGAAGAAGGCCGGGACAAGCAATCCGCTGTTCCTGCTCGACGAGATCGACAAGCTCGGCCAGGATTTCCGCGGCGATCCCGCATCGGCGCTGCTCGAAGTTCTCGACCCCGAACAGAACGACAAGTTCCAGGATCACTATCTCGAACTCGATATCGATCTGTCCGACATCATGTTCGTGACTACAGCGAACAGCCTCAATCTCCCGCAGCCGCTGCTCGACCGGATGGAGATCATCCGCCTCGAAGGCTACACGGAAGATGAAAAGGTCGAAATCGCAAAGCGTCACTTGCTGCCCAAGCAGATCAAGGAGCACGGGCTAAAGGAAGGCGAATTTGAGCTGACCGAAGAGGGTTTGCGCGACCTCATCCGCTATTACACGCGTGAGGCCGGCGTGCGTACGCTTGAGCGCGAGATCGCCCGGCTGGCCCGCAAATCGCTGCGCAAGATTCTCGAGAAAGAGGCGACGAGCGTCCGGATCACCCCAGAAAACCTCGGCGACTTCGCAGGCGTGCGCAAGTTCAAGCACGGCGTTTCCGAAGAGGAAGCACAGGTCGGTGCAGTGACGGGTCTTGCCTGGACGAGCGTTGGCGGCGAGCTACTCACCATCGAAAGCGTCACCACACCCGGCAAGGGCGAGATAAAGACGACCGGCAAGCTCGGCGAAGTGATGAACGAATCCGTCGCTGCCGCCTTCAGTTTCGTGAAGGCCCGCGCGCCGCACTATGGAATCAAGCCTTCGCTGTTCCAGCGCAAGAACGTCCACATCCACCTGCCTGAAGGCGCGGTACCCAAGGACGGTCCGAGCGCTGGTATCGGCATGGTAACTTCGATCGTATCGACGCTTTCCGGCACGCCTGTGCGTCCCGACATCGCGATGACGGGCGAGGTGACGTTGAGAGGGCGCGTGCTAGCGATAGGCGGGCTCAAAGAGAAACTGCTCGCGGCGCTTCGAGGTGGAATCAAGACGGTCCTCATCCCTGAAGAGAACGTGAAGGATCTCGCCGAGATACCCGAGAACGTGAAAGAGGGGCTTGAGATCATTCCCGTGAGCCACGTCGATGAAGTGCTTGAGCACGCGCTCACCGATATGCCAGCGCCGATCGAATGGACCGAAGCGGACGATCTCGCGTCGCAGCCGAGCGGACAGGCTGGTCCGGTGGGCGGCGGCGAAGGAGCCGATTCCCCCACCGCGCATTGATCGCGCCGATGCGCGTTCAAGGAGCGGCGAATCGCTATGTGCGTGAGGCTTGCTCAACCGAATGATTTCGGTGGCAAAATGCCACTCGTTCCGGACTCGCCGCTCGGTTCGTCGCAAATTGACACCGATTGCCAAAAAAGCGCGATTCTACGCCGTATTTGCCTTTGACAGCCCCCCGAAAAACGGCTCAATTTGCCGGCTTTCGGGGAGGCGATTCACGCGCCTCGTTTATTCAGCGCCAAGGCAATAACGAATTTTCGAAAACGAGGGGGTTCCTTAAGATGAACAAGAACGATCTGATCAGCGCGGTTGCAGAGTCGAGCGGCCTTTCCAAGAACGACGCCGCCGGCGCCGTAGAGGGCGTATTCGATGCAATTACGAAGTCGCTTTCAAAGGGCGACGAAGTGCGCCTGGTCGGGTTTGGTACGTTTTCGGTTGCACGTCGCAAGGCATCGACTGGTCGCAATCCGCGCACCGGGGAGCCGATGACCATCAAGGCTTCGAACCAGCCCAAGTTCAAGGCGGGCAAAGGCCTCAAGGACGCTGTCAACTAGGCACTGATCGGCGGGCGAAAGCACAGCTTCCGCTGCCAAGAAAAAGCCCCGCCGAGCGCCAAGCTCCGGCGGGGTTTTTCGTGCCGATAATCGATGTCGCGTTTGCTATTGGCCGAAAGCGATAAGGGCCGTCGGCGCATCCTTGGTTCGGGGCGAGATCTCCCACCTCAGCACTTCCCCCGTCGGAGTCGGTTGCGCGCCCTCGTCGGTGTTGTTCGCGCGAATCTTCAAATCGCCCTTCGTCACGATCGAAAATGTTCCGTCGAGCTGCGGGATATCTGGCATGTTCTCTGCCATGGCCGCATTTTCGCCGCCGCCCATCGCCGCGAGACCTGCCAAGCCGCCCATCATCCCTGTCATGGGATTGTCGCCGCTGTCAGTCGCAAATC
The Erythrobacter sp. THAF29 DNA segment above includes these coding regions:
- a CDS encoding DNA polymerase III subunit gamma/tau, yielding MGDSPDNTGAPPWEGEQEDEQQPSAAELEAAGQNSMFGDPAPTPEPTAVEAEAPPTSTPPPQAETNQPYRVLARKYRPQTFSELIGQEPMVRTLANAIERDRLAHAFLMTGVRGVGKTSTARLIAKALNCVGPDGQGGPTIDPCGQCEPCQAIAEGRHIDVIEMDAASHTGVDDVRDIIEQVRYAAVSARYKIYIIDEVHMLSRNAFNALLKTLEEPPAHVKFLFATTEVEKLPVTVLSRTQRFDLRRIPSDLLASHFGNVCQMEGVEAEEEALRIIAAAAEGSVRDGLSILDQAIAHADLDEDGKVTAGRVRDMLGLADKSAKRAILTHLLEGDAKALLKSIDEQYALGVEPLALIRSLMDLVHKITVAQVSGSEPDAPSEEERAALGEFATRLGAAELHRLWQLLLKGHEEVRQAPDPLVSVQMALLRILHATELPDPGKLAKRIEDLANRAPAPSALPASGGDAPSARAATPTSRTLDWAELVERIDNAGQLRVAQMMRDRVRVIELAPERLIYEQADNFSDDPSPDMRDALFKLTGKRWIVEKGTGEAQPSLREQADAEANAARDRILSDPLVKATFEAFPDAELIEPDSNVARASGDKWN
- a CDS encoding YbaB/EbfC family nucleoid-associated protein, translating into MKSMEEMMQAAQKAAETIQNQMNDMQVKLDNIEVEGQSGGGLVKVRATAKGRILGVSIDDSLMKPEEKQMVEDLVTAAFNDARDKADRVSAEQMKEMQGGMGLPPGFNLPGMG
- the lon gene encoding endopeptidase La, whose translation is MTQNYPLLPLRDIVVFPGMVVPLFVGRDKSVAALEAAMEASKDIFLLAQLDPGCDDPERDDLYDVGVVAQVLQMLKLPDGTVRVMVEGTHRAQLEALRPEGDYVLAEVNILEPETVAGSEVTALMRQVSEQFSEYAKLNKKMGDDSNIELGDVDDAGQLGDMIAASINAKVSDKQSLLTETNPLKRLELVMAFMEGELSVLQVERKIRGRVKRQMEKTQREYYLNEQLKAIQSELGGGDGEEGDEIAELTEKIEKTKLSKEARAKATAELKKLKGMQPMSAEATVVRNYLDVLLGLPWGKKSKLKKDIGKAQEILDADHYGLEKVKDRIIEYLAVQARTNKLKGPILCLVGPPGVGKTSLGKSIAKATGREFVRQSLGGVRDEAEIRGHRRTYIGSMPGKIVNNLKKAGTSNPLFLLDEIDKLGQDFRGDPASALLEVLDPEQNDKFQDHYLELDIDLSDIMFVTTANSLNLPQPLLDRMEIIRLEGYTEDEKVEIAKRHLLPKQIKEHGLKEGEFELTEEGLRDLIRYYTREAGVRTLEREIARLARKSLRKILEKEATSVRITPENLGDFAGVRKFKHGVSEEEAQVGAVTGLAWTSVGGELLTIESVTTPGKGEIKTTGKLGEVMNESVAAAFSFVKARAPHYGIKPSLFQRKNVHIHLPEGAVPKDGPSAGIGMVTSIVSTLSGTPVRPDIAMTGEVTLRGRVLAIGGLKEKLLAALRGGIKTVLIPEENVKDLAEIPENVKEGLEIIPVSHVDEVLEHALTDMPAPIEWTEADDLASQPSGQAGPVGGGEGADSPTAH
- a CDS encoding HU family DNA-binding protein, which translates into the protein MNKNDLISAVAESSGLSKNDAAGAVEGVFDAITKSLSKGDEVRLVGFGTFSVARRKASTGRNPRTGEPMTIKASNQPKFKAGKGLKDAVN